The genomic interval TTTATCCAGCTCTTGTTTAGCAAGTCTTTTAAAAGGAGTTTGAGCAATtactttgtgggttttggtttggtgggttttttttcccaaaaaacaCTCTACCATCTGTCCACATGCATCCTTCTGAACTCTGGTCCTTTGGTACGAAATCTTACCTACACTGAAAGTTAGTAAATTTTGGGGTTGTAAGCTGAGGAAATCACGCTGGAGTTTGGGATTCAGAAGTCACTTCAATTCTTCTAAGGTtgttattctttcttctctttgctaataaaaacaaacaaagctcCAGATAAGGAAGATACTTTTAGTGGTTGCTTTCTGGCATATGTGAAGTATGTGAGTTGAATGAATTGCttgaaagctgcttttgtttctggttaAAGATGTCaccacatttttccttcttgatgATTACAGGAAACAATTTGAGGAAATGGTATCCCACTTTAATATGGGATCAGTAGAAGAACTGGCACAATATATTGCAAAAGCTACATCAGAAACAAGGCAAATGATGTTGAAGGAATTCTATGTTTCCAAACACCCAGAGATGGAGTCTGTCTTCCCGGTTGAAACAACAGCACAAGCTTCACATGACTATGAGGAAAGAGAATTGGGTACAACACGCTCcggaaaaagaaaatccattgTTAAATTCAGAAGATCTAAGTCTAGATCATCATCAGCTAAAGGTCTGCTTCTGAGTGGAACTACAGAAACACAGAGCCAGCAGAGCTGTAAGGGAAAAGTAGAGCAACTTCATAATGACTCCTACGTGCAAGATACGTGTGTTGATGCAAAATATAAACAATTACCTACTGTTGTTACTCAATGTATCAAAAGGAGAAACAGTCAGGCATTCAAGGATTTTATGGCATCTGGCTCATTAAGCagtaaatcagaaataattGAGGTGCTGTCTGTAAAAAGTTGTGAAGGACAGCAGGAATCCAAAGGAACacagctgcaaagaaaaagatcCCTGTCTCAGTCAGAAAATGGGGAGAGAAACGCTCAGACTTGtaagaaaaagttttttgtGGACTTACTTGGAGATACCTCTGTTCTCAATGAGCTCTTCAGAAATCATGGAGACGGGCTGACAGAATCACCAATGAGATTTTCTTCAGGGCAGGTAGAAAAATCAAAGGAGAGACCAAAAGACTTCTGGGACATTCTGAATGAGCAGAATGAGGAGAGCCTCAGAAAGCTCACGGACATAGCAGTCATAGAGAAGCTATGTGAAAGAGCACCTCATCCCCCAGtgacagaagagagagaagtgtGTGAAAgttctctttggaaaaaaaatgaaaattttctgtggaaaaaatacagtcCAGATGATTCAGATGAACCATCCGCTGCTACATCTTGTAATGTAgtaaaatgaaagttttctATGTGAGTTGCACTATAATTATCTTagttaaacattaaaatatgcaCAACTTCAGCAGTATGCAGCAAAACATGGTGCCTCCATGAAGTTAAAGGCAAAGTGATGAATTCATATTTATGATATGGGTTTACATTTTACAGATGTGAATATATATGTAattatatatgtaatatatagtacatatgtgcatatataatACATATGTACTATGTATTATTGTAAGCTAtgatatattaattttaaattaaactttttaaaatgttctaaGTGCACTTTGCTTACTTGCatgctgattttatttctggagtcAGTAGCAGTACTAAGTAACTTTTCCCCTTTACTTCCATTTGGACACCCTCAGTCATCTCAGCAGAATCTAATGATATTAAAAGGATTTGACAGTGATACTCCACATATTTTCTGAGCTACTGGAGACTCAGGGACTTAATGAGACAGGGATGATGTCTTTGTGTCTAATATCATttgatggaatttttttttcttctatggtTTTGCTTAGTATCTCTTTGAAGCTGTGGAGCTTCTAAGGATCTTCAGTATCCTATAGCAATGAGTTTCTCAGCTTAGTTGATGTGAAAAATCAccagtttttgtttgttcactCTTTTTCAGTGCAAGATCTACAGCACGTTAAATGATATTAGGTGTTAAATTTCATCTTTCACTGCACTTTCATCTCCCATTTTTGTTTGTATAGACTTCTGTCATGTCTTTGTGAGGTGATGTGGTCTGGACAATAACTTGGGTGTTGTTTACTTTTCtatgcaaggaaagaagaatgggaatagtcttttaaaataaaaaaaaatatatacacagtTTCCTAGTGAATTTCAGGAAGAATCTAGTGGCATTCAGACTTATTGTTGTCTCCATTTATTTCATACATTTGAGTATCTGataggagaaaaacaaatacagtttaTACTGGGAAAACTTATTTCTTGCTTGGCTTAATAAATGAAACAAGTTTCATTTTGTGAGCATTGTATTCTGAAACACTTCTAAATACATTGTTGTATTGCATGTGCACTTAGAAAATATCAAGCAATTGCATGTGCAGATTgctgattgattttttttcagatatttaaaatatgaatattttaatatgaGAAATTTTGTGGGCATTTGTATGGCCACATTTTTTAAACTCAGGTGTGCATACTCTTAAAATCAGTGAGGTAAACTTTTTAGGAAATTAACTGTAATCTTCTGTTGAGTTAGTTCTGCTATTGACACTGAGGTTTACTGTTAAGTGTACTGCAGCTTGAATTCAGCTTCTGCTCATAGTCAAAAGGTTTGTCAGTCATATTATGCTTACGTAATTATAATTCTTGCTGTGCTACATCAGTTTGCTCCAATGTGATACTTTAATAATTTCTGCAGCAGGAATATCCTATGAGTGTGTCTCAGGAGCACTTCACCAAGGATGTTGCTTACTGCATTTGAAGTACACAAATTAGACTAGACACAGCAGTTAACTACTTGAGGGCATTTCaagaatcataggatcatagaaccacagaatggtttgggctggaagagGCCTTCAGCTgttatctagtccaacccccctgccataggcagcaacatctttcactagatcaggttgctcaaagccccatccaacctgactctgaacacttccaaggatgggcagccacagcttctctgggaaacctgttccagtgtcccaCCGCCCTTATCAcagaaaaattttcttcctcgtgtctaatctaaacctaccctcttccagtttaaaacCACTACCCCTTGCCctgtaaaaagtctttctcagtctttcttatatgccccctttaagtattgaaaggctgccttctcttcttcaggctgaaaaaTACCAACCTCAGTccatccctctgaccattttcgtggccttcctctggacctgctctaatAGGTCTGTGTCTCTCTTATACTGGGGACGCTAGAGCTGGATGCAATACTCGAGGTGGGATCTCATGAGAGtggagcagagggagagaaTTACTACCCAAATTTGTCACCTGGAGGAGTCCTGTAGTGATCAGTACTCTTAATTATGAAGGTTCAGTTAATCACCCGGTTTCAAGTCGGACTGTTCTCTGAAGCCACTTCATTATCTCATCTATGCAGATGACCAGCAATTCAAGGAATAAATCACCCAAATAAACTGGGTGTGCACACTGTGCATTCCTTCGCCATTGAAAGCATAGAAAATCTGTGTTCCTGATTGTATCCTGCTGTTTAACTCCATTACTCTTTGAACTTGTTTTCAGGTAGGCAGCAGGAGACAGTTGTGAATATATTCCTGATAGCATTCTGTTTTTGTGAGCAGGCGTTATCTTGTGGCATGTGATGGGCCTTAATGGAAGTATGGACACAGGAGCATCTATTGGTTCTGCTGCGAGGGCTGTTGAAGAATCAGCTTATACAGCAGTCTATGCTTGAGGAAAGCACTGGTGCCAGTCCCTGCTTTATGCCACCTCTGCTACATAGGCAGATTTCTGTCTGTAGTGCTGGGTATTGTGCGTTCCTCTGGCTTTGGCATGACAGCTGCTGGGTGCCTGTTTTGGCTGCTGTGTTTCAGCCAAAGCAAATGTATTTACATGTGTCTGCCGCATTTGACTTTATCCTCAACACTGGAGTTGAAATG from Gavia stellata isolate bGavSte3 chromosome Z, bGavSte3.hap2, whole genome shotgun sequence carries:
- the LOC132320670 gene encoding DNA excision repair protein ERCC-6-like 2 produces the protein MFANSKQHHLYVMHPVTQKNKKVHRVGSTTFLVGKTPKGIRRKQFEEMVSHFNMGSVEELAQYIAKATSETRQMMLKEFYVSKHPEMESVFPVETTAQASHDYEERELGTTRSGKRKSIVKFRRSKSRSSSAKGLLLSGTTETQSQQSCKGKVEQLHNDSYVQDTCVDAKYKQLPTVVTQCIKRRNSQAFKDFMASGSLSSKSEIIEVLSVKSCEGQQESKGTQLQRKRSLSQSENGERNAQTCKKKFFVDLLGDTSVLNELFRNHGDGLTESPMRFSSGQVEKSKERPKDFWDILNEQNEESLRKLTDIAVIEKLCERAPHPPVTEEREVCESSLWKKNENFLWKKYSPDDSDEPSAATSCNVVK